A genome region from Gammaproteobacteria bacterium includes the following:
- a CDS encoding chemotaxis protein CheW — protein MRQNNFSSQEGIAPLTKQLDDKDTALHNYFDVLLESVTESDSFTVDSDINEQIESQIPITVKQDKSLFISEDDVSSPGESSSSKERLQMSDDEPVAPENTLNEQAPCTPVRGVEPGSNEFLLDDALADDSEDYYVEGAPDWARRPFEVLEFTIAKLRLAIPLTHLCGILDWQFAELTPMPGYSKHFIGVWPNNGTNSKIVDVSNILVPQRYQHKIESWQTRTTKVVLIDDSAWGLVCDEILEVVTLDPREVCWRSDRTQRAWLAGTLVGQMSAIIDGDEFATTLLQGAPLKGVLEKILREKNEESESSTASSCVPCT, from the coding sequence ATGAGACAAAATAATTTTTCCTCCCAAGAGGGCATAGCGCCACTGACCAAGCAATTGGACGATAAGGATACGGCTTTACACAATTATTTTGATGTCTTATTAGAAAGTGTCACAGAGAGTGACTCGTTCACAGTTGATAGCGACATTAACGAGCAGATTGAAAGCCAAATACCTATCACTGTAAAGCAAGATAAGTCACTCTTTATTAGTGAAGACGATGTGTCTTCGCCAGGTGAAAGTTCATCGAGTAAAGAACGCTTGCAAATGAGTGACGATGAGCCCGTAGCACCAGAGAACACCCTTAACGAACAAGCACCTTGCACTCCGGTGCGGGGCGTTGAACCTGGCAGTAATGAATTCTTACTTGATGATGCATTAGCTGATGATAGCGAAGATTATTATGTCGAAGGCGCACCAGACTGGGCGCGTAGGCCGTTTGAAGTCTTGGAATTTACCATTGCGAAGTTGAGGTTAGCAATTCCTCTAACACATTTATGTGGAATTCTCGATTGGCAGTTTGCCGAGTTGACTCCTATGCCAGGTTATAGCAAGCATTTTATCGGTGTTTGGCCTAACAACGGTACTAATTCAAAGATCGTTGATGTGTCCAATATATTGGTGCCTCAACGATACCAGCATAAAATTGAATCATGGCAAACACGCACGACCAAGGTCGTGCTTATCGATGATTCAGCATGGGGTTTGGTGTGTGATGAAATACTAGAGGTGGTTACCCTAGACCCGCGTGAGGTGTGCTGGCGCAGTGATCGCACGCAACGTGCTTGGTTGGCTGGTACGCTTGTCGGACAAATGTCGGCAATCATCGATGGTGATGAATTTGCAACAACCCTATTACAAGGTGCGCCCCTCAAGGGGGTATTGGAAAAAATTCTTAGAGAGAAAAATGAAGAGAGCGAGAGTTCTACGGCATCTTCTTGTGTCCCTTGCACGTAA
- a CDS encoding chemotaxis protein CheW: MAELAYDEYQDPINQDIQDPLLQWVTFRLDEEKYGISVMAVQEVLKVTEITQVPGAPEFVLGIINLRGNVVTVIDARTRFGLEYREPDGGSRIVIMEVDDKEVGVFVDSVAEVVYMRASEIEPAPAVGNDEGSQFIQGVNSTGSELLILVELDKLLSEQEWREVAVL; this comes from the coding sequence ATGGCTGAGCTCGCATACGATGAATACCAGGATCCTATTAATCAGGATATTCAAGATCCACTATTGCAATGGGTGACATTTCGTTTAGATGAAGAAAAGTACGGTATCAGTGTAATGGCCGTACAAGAAGTACTTAAAGTAACGGAAATTACCCAGGTTCCGGGCGCACCAGAATTTGTCCTCGGTATTATCAATTTACGCGGTAATGTGGTGACGGTTATCGATGCCAGAACCCGCTTTGGTTTAGAGTATCGTGAGCCTGATGGTGGCTCGCGCATTGTGATTATGGAAGTAGACGATAAAGAAGTCGGTGTTTTTGTTGATAGTGTGGCAGAAGTTGTTTATATGCGTGCTTCTGAAATCGAGCCAGCGCCAGCCGTGGGTAATGATGAGGGTTCACAATTTATTCAAGGCGTAAACAGTACCGGCTCAGAGTTATTAATTTTAGTTGAGCTTGATAAATTATTATCTGAACAGGAATGGAGGGAAGTTGCCGTTTTATAA